CACCCGGACCGGCGGCAATGGCAGCAACGCGGCGCTGGTCCAGGATGCCTACGCCGTGGTCAACGCCCAGATCGGCTACGCATTCAGCAAGACCCTGTCGGTTTCGCTGACCGGCAACAACCTGTTCGACGAGAAATACTTCGCCGCCCTCGGGCGGTCCACCAACACCTACAACACCTACGGCACGCCGCGAAACGTCATGCTGGCGCTGACCGCCAAACTGTGATGGCCCGAAGGCCCGGCCGCCGGAACGGACGGCCGGGCTTTCCTCTCTCCATCACCTGTTCGTCACCTCTGCGCCTGCCAGGGATCGGACCAGCGCGGATCGGTCAGCAGGGTCTCGTCCGTCAGCGCTCCCAGGAAGGCCAGCAGGTCGCGCTTTTCCCCAGGCGTCAGCCCGATCCGGGAAATCAGGCCGCTCTTGTGCGGGTTGAGGCGGCCGTCGCCCTTCTGCGGTCCCGAGCGCACCGCCCGGCCGCCGTCGGAATAGGCGTCGATCACCGCCACCAGCGTGGCGATGCTGCCGTCATGCATGTAGGGGCCGGTCACCGCCACGTTGCGCAGGCTGGGCGCACGGAAGGCCCCCATATCCTCCGGCCTGGCGGTGAACTCGAACAGGCCGCGGTTGGGGAAGGGATAGGCCCCGGCGCCGTCGAGATTGTAGAGGCCGGTGTTGTGGAAGGGCGTCTCCACCTCGCGGCTGCGGGCATGGACGATCTGATCGTTGAAATTGAAGCTGCCATGGCAATGGTGGCATTCGGCCCGCTCGCCGAAGAACAGGGCCATGCCCCGCATCTCCGCCTCGCTCAGGCTGGCCCTGCCCTGAAGATAGCGGTCATAGCGGCTGTCCACCGAGACGATGCCGCGCTGGAAGGCCGCGATGGCCTTGATGACCGTCGCCATGGTCAGCGGCTCCGCCTCTTCGGGAAAGGACTGGCGGAACAGCGGCGGATAGACGGGGTCGGCGCGCAGCCGCTCCAGGATCTCCGCCCGGTTGGCGTCGGTCACGCCCATCTCGACGGGGTCGTCGCCGAACAGCGGCACCTCCATCTGCCGCTCCAGCGACACCAGCGCCGGGTTCGCCCAGGTGTAGGTGGCGTTCCAGGCGCTGTTGGCCAGC
This genomic stretch from Azospirillum humicireducens harbors:
- a CDS encoding methanobactin export MATE transporter MbnM, translating into MTGRFRGFLAAGVAVLAPVLGLGTGTPVLAADWTWSLPGHVPEPRVPADNPMSAAKVELGRRLFYDTRLSGNGTIACASCHIQAKAFTDGRALSPGSTGGLTHRNAQPLANSAWNATYTWANPALVSLERQMEVPLFGDDPVEMGVTDANRAEILERLRADPVYPPLFRQSFPEEAEPLTMATVIKAIAAFQRGIVSVDSRYDRYLQGRASLSEAEMRGMALFFGERAECHHCHGSFNFNDQIVHARSREVETPFHNTGLYNLDGAGAYPFPNRGLFEFTARPEDMGAFRAPSLRNVAVTGPYMHDGSIATLVAVIDAYSDGGRAVRSGPQKGDGRLNPHKSGLISRIGLTPGEKRDLLAFLGALTDETLLTDPRWSDPWQAQR